In a single window of the Grus americana isolate bGruAme1 chromosome 31, bGruAme1.mat, whole genome shotgun sequence genome:
- the NACA gene encoding nascent polypeptide-associated complex subunit alpha isoform X2, protein MPGEATETVPATEQELPQPQAETGSGTESDSDESVPELEEQDSTQATTQQAQLAAAAEIDEEPVSKAKQSRSEKKARKAMSKLGLRQVTGVTRVTIRKSKNILFVITKPDVYKSPASDTYIVFGEAKIEDLSQQAQLAAAEKFKVQGEAVSNIQENTQTPTVQEESEEEEVDETGVEVKDIELVMSQANVSRAKAVRALKNNSNDIVNAIMELTM, encoded by the exons ATGCCTGGTGAAGCTACAGAAACCGTCCCGGCCACGGAGCAGGAGCTGCCGCAGCCGCAGGCTGAGACAG gGTCCGGAACAGAGTCTGACAGTGATGAATCCGTACCAGAGCTTGAAGAGCAAGATTCCACACAGGCCACgacacagcaggcacag CTTGCAGCAGCAGCCGAAATAGATGAAGAACCCGttagcaaagcaaaacagagccgGAGCGAAAAGAAAGCACGGAAG GCAATGTCTAAACTGGGCCTTCGCCAGGTGACAGGAGTAACCAGAGTCACTATCCGGAAATCTAAGAACATCCTCTTTGTCATCACAAAGCCAGACGTGTACAAGAGCCCAGCATCAGACACCTACATAGTCTTTGGCGAAGCGAAG atcGAAGACCTGTCCCAGCAGGCCCAGCTTGCAGCTGCCGAAAAGTTCAAAGTGCAAGGAGAAGCCGTTTCAAACATCCAAGAAAACACACAGACCCCCACCGTGCAGGAGGAGAGCGAGGAAGAAGAG GTTGACGAAACCGGCGTCGAGgtgaaagacattgagctggTGATGTCGCAGGCGAACGTGTCCCGAGCAAAGGCAGTCCGTGCCCTGAAGAACAACAGTAACGATATTGTAAATGCGATAATG gagTTGACGATGTAG
- the NACA gene encoding nascent polypeptide-associated complex subunit alpha isoform X1 — protein MPGEATETVPATEQELPQPQAETAPAALPPAAPVTAPVAAPAVLHAAHSPPLTPSPGPAGLALPAEPPSPATALPAPAGPPAPVSPPVVPAAAIPVFSVPPQLPAPALQVPVTPSPPPAPQSPTGFAAPGSPGPAPVRPVSPGLPGPVSPALAAGLAAATVAPLAPAVSPASPPAALSSPVKAAPPAAPLSPAGAAAQAPLPAPVAALAAPASSQSPGAAPAALPPSPSLPASPPSAAPTLLPAPPMPPEAAVCLQSPGSPPLPAAAPPCPAMTPAPAAPAVPASPGSPASTLLASASASPLPPLTPPQRPALASAISPPAFLAAPMAPLSPPAPLVPAGMSPGSPAAAPQGPAPGAPVSPLGPVAPVAKSGPVGPAPVAPAAAPAAPAAGDPVPPSVARTPPGSPDSQAAPAAAAAPIAPALSKPSPGAAASPPEPPAPAAPSAAPAAPSAAPAAPSAAPAAVAALAKAAPASPGSPPAAPVPAAPLAPASSPPVTPVMAAPAAPPVAKAAPASPVPAPTSPSGPAAPAPAAPPAPAVPPAAKVAPVSPIAAPSAPLAPASSPPVTPAVAAMAAPATPPVAKVPPVSPVTGPSAPSALAAPAMAAPAAPAAPPTAKVAPKSPVAATPTPATPAPAAPAAPAAAKKPAKSSPVTAPAAPSAPATPVPVAPPPPATPAAGKAAPKSPPVGTPPPAAPAVPPVAKAAPQSLAAPGTPAPAPGMAAPAPGVPGAPPKPSATPAPQKPEAVLPGNVPVPASSGPSAPPAKKQTPPSKVTKPAPRHPPSKPPSKTPAPVSAAIEDDDLPPLIPPELPAAEPPVQPILVDLSPRAAVAPAEAPAPPAKQPVLKNDKGSGTESDSDESVPELEEQDSTQATTQQAQLAAAAEIDEEPVSKAKQSRSEKKARKAMSKLGLRQVTGVTRVTIRKSKNILFVITKPDVYKSPASDTYIVFGEAKIEDLSQQAQLAAAEKFKVQGEAVSNIQENTQTPTVQEESEEEEVDETGVEVKDIELVMSQANVSRAKAVRALKNNSNDIVNAIMELTM, from the exons ATGCCTGGTGAAGCTACAGAAACCGTCCCGGCCACGGAGCAGGAGCTGCCGCAGCCGCAGGCTGAGACAG ctccagctgccctTCCTCCCGCAGCCCCTGTTACTGCTCCTGTCGCAGCACCAG CTGTTCTTCATGCTGCTCATTCCCCACCTCTGACTCCATCTCCGGGCCCGGCTGGCCTGGCTCTCCCAGcggagccccccagccccgccacggctctgccagcccctgccGGCCCCCCGGCCCCTGTTTCCCCCCCTGTGGTCCCAGCTGCAGCAATCCCAGTGTTTTCTgttcccccccagctccctgccccagctctgcaggtcCCAGTtaccccttcccctcctccagctccgCAGTCCCCGACGGGTTTTGCAGCCCCAGGATCTCCAGGGCCTGCCCCAGTTCGCCCAGTGTCTCCGGGACTCCCAGGCCCGGTGTCCCCTGCTCTGGCTGCTGGTCTGGCCGCAGCGACGGTGGCCCCCCTCGCCCCCGCTGTGAGCCCTGCTTCTCCCCCTGCAGCGCTCTCCTCTCCTGTGAAAGCTGCCCCCCCTGCCGCCCCTCTGAGCCCCGCGGGAGCTGCGGCCCAggcccctctccctgcccctgtgGCAGCCTTGGCAGCCCCTGCTTCTTCCCAGAGCCCAGGAGCAGCCCCGGCTGCTCTCCCACCATCCCCTTCCCTTCCGGCATCTCCCCCGTCAGCAGCCCCCACTCTCTTGCCTGCTCCCCCCATGCCTCCCGAGGCTGCGGTTTGTCTCCAGAGCCCGGGCTCTCCCCCTCTTCCCGCAGcagcccctccctgccctgccatgACACCGGCACCAGCTGCCCCAGCAGTACCAGCGTCTcctggcagccctgcctccaCCCTGCTGGCTTCTGCTTCGGCCTCTCCCCTACCCCCCCTCACTCCTCCTCAGCGCCCGGCCCTGGCCAGCGCCATCTCTCCGCCTGCCTTCCTGGCTGCCCCCATGGCCCCGTTGTCACCCCCTGCCCCTCTGGTGCCAGCTGGGATGTCTCCTGGGAGTCCCGCTGCTGCCCCACAGGGCCCAGCCCCTGGTGCTCCAGTGTCTCCACTGGGTCCAGTTGCTCCTGTTGCCAAGAGCGGTCCTGTGGGCCCTGCCCCGGTGgccccagctgctgcccctgcGGCTCCAGCTGCGGGAGACCCAGTCCCTCCCTCTGTGGCCAGGACACCTCCCGGGAGCCCGGACTCTCAGGCAGCACCTgccgctgcagcagctcccatcGCTCCTGCCCTGTCCAAACCCTCTCCGGGAGCTGCTGCGTCTCCCCCAGAGCCACCggcaccagcagctcccagtgccgcaccagcagctcccagtgccgcaccagcagctcccagtgccgCACCAGCAGCCGTGGCCGCTTTGGCCAAAGCGGCTCCAGCGAGCCCTGgctccccaccagcagctcctgtgCCTGCTGCCCCCTTGgcccctgccagctccccgcCTGTCACACCGGTGAtggcagctccagctgcccctCCCGTGGCCAAAGCGGCACCTGCGAGCCCAGTCCCTGCCCCGACGTCTCCGTCTGGCCCTGCcgcaccagctcctgcagctccgcCAGCTCCAGCTGTCCCTCCTGCAGCCAAAGTGGCCCCCGTGAGCCCCATCGCTGCCCCATCTGCACCCTTGgcccctgccagctccccgcCTGTCACACCGGCGGTGGCAGCGATGGCAGCTCCAGCCACCCCTCCTGTGGCCAAAGTGCCTCCTGTGAGCCCGGTCACTGGCCCAtctgctccctctgcccttGCGGCACCGGCAATGGCAGCTCCggcagctccagctgcccctCCTACAGCCAAAGTGGCTCCCAAGAGCCCTGTTGCTGCCACGCCAACCCCTGCCACACCAGCTCCTGcggctcctgcagctccagctgcagccaaaAAGCCTGCAAAGAGCAGCCCTGTCActgccccggctgctccctctgcccccgCCACTCCAGTGCCAGTGGCTCCACCACCTCCGGCCACCCCGGCTGCGGGCAAGGCAGCTCCCAAGAGCCCTCCTGTAGGCAcaccacctcctgcagctccagccgTGCCCCCGGTAGCCAAAGCGGCTCCCCAGAGCCTGGCGGCACCTGGCAcgccagctcctgctccaggcatggctgccccagccccgggggttCCTGGTGCCCCCCCAAAGCCATCAGCCACCCCTGCTCCCCAGAAACCAGAAGCCGTCCTCCCTGGTAACGTCCCCGTACCTGCCTCTTCTGGGCCGAGCGCTCCCCCTGCGAAGAAGCAGACCCCTCCCAGTAAGGTCACCAAACCggccccccgccaccccccatCCAAACCCCCCTCGAAGACCCCGGCCCCTGTCAGCGCTGCCATCGAGGACGACGATCTGCCACCTCTGATCCCCCCAGAGCTGCCCGCTGCTGAGCCGCCGGTGCAGCCCATCCTGGTGGACCTCTCTCCCCGAGCAGCCGTGGCCCCCGCTGAGGCCCCTGCTCCTCCGGCTAAGCAGCCTGTCCTGAAGAATGACAAGG gGTCCGGAACAGAGTCTGACAGTGATGAATCCGTACCAGAGCTTGAAGAGCAAGATTCCACACAGGCCACgacacagcaggcacag CTTGCAGCAGCAGCCGAAATAGATGAAGAACCCGttagcaaagcaaaacagagccgGAGCGAAAAGAAAGCACGGAAG GCAATGTCTAAACTGGGCCTTCGCCAGGTGACAGGAGTAACCAGAGTCACTATCCGGAAATCTAAGAACATCCTCTTTGTCATCACAAAGCCAGACGTGTACAAGAGCCCAGCATCAGACACCTACATAGTCTTTGGCGAAGCGAAG atcGAAGACCTGTCCCAGCAGGCCCAGCTTGCAGCTGCCGAAAAGTTCAAAGTGCAAGGAGAAGCCGTTTCAAACATCCAAGAAAACACACAGACCCCCACCGTGCAGGAGGAGAGCGAGGAAGAAGAG GTTGACGAAACCGGCGTCGAGgtgaaagacattgagctggTGATGTCGCAGGCGAACGTGTCCCGAGCAAAGGCAGTCCGTGCCCTGAAGAACAACAGTAACGATATTGTAAATGCGATAATG gagTTGACGATGTAG
- the PTGES3 gene encoding prostaglandin E synthase 3 isoform X1, with translation MRSGSGGRRRGGYFAASPALGAAAPERAGHCGNEAAPSPEPAAAPPRATALPARACAAARPPARPRRRPEPDPEPEPGPPQERQPEPPPFAMQPASAKWYDRRDYVFIEFCVEDSKDVNVNFEKSKLTFSCLGGSDNFKHLNEIDLFNNIDPNESKHKRTDRSILCCLRKGESGQAWPRLTKERAKLNWLSVDFNNWKDWEDDSDEDMSNFDRFSEMMNNMGGDDDVDLPEVDGADDDSPDSDDEKMPDLE, from the exons ATGCgcagcggcagcggcgggaggcggcgcggcgggtATTTTGCTGCGTCACCAGCGCTGGGCGCCGCCGCTCCCGAGCGCGCGGGGCATTGTGGGAACGAGGCCGCGCCGAGCCCCGAGCCCGCCGCAGCGCCGCCGCGAGCCACGGCCCTGCCCGCCCGCGCctgcgccgccgcccgcccgcccgcccgcccgcgccgccgcccagAGCCGGACCCGGAGCCGGAGCCGGGCCCCCCCCAGGAGCGCCAGCCGGAGCCGCCGCCATTCGCCAT GCAGCCTGCTTCTGCGAAGTGGTACGACCGAAGGGACTATGTCTTTATTGAATTTTGTGTTGAAGACAGTAAAGATGTTAatgtaaattttgaaaaatccaAACTTACGTTCAG TTGTCTTGGAGGAAGTGATAACTTTAAACATTTAAACGAAATTGACCTTTTTAATAATATTGATCCAAAT GAATCAAAGCATAAAAGAACAGACAGATCTATCTTGTGTTGTTTACGAAAAGGAGAATCTGGTCAGGCATGGCCAAGGTTAACAAAAGAGAGGGCGAAG CTCAACTGGCTCAGTGTGGACTTCAACAACTGGAAAGACTGGGAAGACGATTCAGATGAAGACATGTCCAATTTTGATCGCTTTTCTGAG ATGATGAACAACATGGGTGGAGATGATGACGTAGACTTGCCAGAAGTAGATGGGGCAGATGAT gACTCACCAGACAGTGATGATGAAA AAATGCCGGATCTGGAGTAA
- the PTGES3 gene encoding prostaglandin E synthase 3 isoform X2 codes for MEGQPASAKWYDRRDYVFIEFCVEDSKDVNVNFEKSKLTFSCLGGSDNFKHLNEIDLFNNIDPNESKHKRTDRSILCCLRKGESGQAWPRLTKERAKLNWLSVDFNNWKDWEDDSDEDMSNFDRFSEMMNNMGGDDDVDLPEVDGADDDSPDSDDEKMPDLE; via the exons ATGGAAGG GCAGCCTGCTTCTGCGAAGTGGTACGACCGAAGGGACTATGTCTTTATTGAATTTTGTGTTGAAGACAGTAAAGATGTTAatgtaaattttgaaaaatccaAACTTACGTTCAG TTGTCTTGGAGGAAGTGATAACTTTAAACATTTAAACGAAATTGACCTTTTTAATAATATTGATCCAAAT GAATCAAAGCATAAAAGAACAGACAGATCTATCTTGTGTTGTTTACGAAAAGGAGAATCTGGTCAGGCATGGCCAAGGTTAACAAAAGAGAGGGCGAAG CTCAACTGGCTCAGTGTGGACTTCAACAACTGGAAAGACTGGGAAGACGATTCAGATGAAGACATGTCCAATTTTGATCGCTTTTCTGAG ATGATGAACAACATGGGTGGAGATGATGACGTAGACTTGCCAGAAGTAGATGGGGCAGATGAT gACTCACCAGACAGTGATGATGAAA AAATGCCGGATCTGGAGTAA